The following proteins come from a genomic window of Rhodoligotrophos sp. CJ14:
- a CDS encoding 2-dehydropantoate 2-reductase translates to MKVCIYGAGAIGGYLAFALAEAGVDVSIVARGAHLATIREHGLRLRKDGAERNIKLRAAENPEELGAQDYVVITLKAHSVPAVAERIAGLFHNDTALVTAVNGVPWWYFYRHGGPLENTRLESVDPNGVQWRTFGPERAIGCIVYPAAEVEEPGLINVIDGDRFVLGEPSGETTERMLRLADALKAGGLKAPVKSRIRDDIWVKLWGNLSFNPVSALTTGTLEQICRFPETRAVIRAMMVEARAVGEAIGVRFVIDVDKRIAGGEAVGAHKTSMLQDLERGRPMEIDALVTAVQEIARMVAIPTPTIDTVLGLVKLRAMTAGAYP, encoded by the coding sequence ATGAAAGTTTGCATCTACGGTGCCGGCGCCATTGGCGGCTATCTCGCATTCGCCTTGGCGGAGGCGGGGGTGGATGTCTCGATCGTTGCACGCGGGGCCCATCTCGCCACCATTCGCGAGCATGGCCTGCGGCTGCGTAAGGACGGAGCTGAGCGAAACATCAAGCTCCGGGCAGCCGAAAATCCCGAGGAACTCGGTGCGCAGGATTATGTGGTCATTACACTGAAGGCCCATTCCGTCCCGGCCGTGGCCGAGCGCATCGCAGGCCTCTTCCACAATGATACCGCGCTTGTGACCGCCGTGAACGGGGTGCCCTGGTGGTATTTCTACCGGCATGGCGGCCCACTGGAAAATACCCGCCTCGAAAGCGTCGATCCGAACGGGGTTCAGTGGCGCACCTTCGGTCCCGAACGCGCGATCGGCTGCATCGTTTACCCCGCCGCCGAAGTGGAAGAGCCTGGTCTCATCAACGTGATCGACGGTGATCGCTTCGTCTTGGGTGAGCCCTCCGGCGAGACCACCGAGAGGATGCTGCGCCTGGCCGATGCTCTAAAGGCGGGCGGCCTTAAAGCACCGGTGAAGTCACGCATCCGCGACGATATCTGGGTCAAGCTTTGGGGCAATCTGAGCTTCAACCCTGTGAGCGCTCTCACCACGGGAACCCTCGAGCAAATCTGCCGCTTCCCTGAAACGCGGGCGGTGATCCGCGCCATGATGGTCGAGGCCCGGGCCGTTGGTGAGGCGATAGGGGTCCGATTTGTCATCGACGTGGATAAGCGCATTGCGGGTGGCGAGGCTGTCGGCGCCCACAAAACCTCGATGCTGCAGGATCTTGAGCGCGGCCGCCCCATGGAGATCGATGCACTCGTGACAGCCGTGCAGGAGATCGCGCGAATGGTGGCCATACCGACCCCGACCATCGATACCGTGCTCGGCTTGGTCAAGCTGCGGGCAATGACGGCCGGCGCCTATCCTTGA
- a CDS encoding fumarylacetoacetate hydrolase family protein yields MKGHRTQETRGKLAMSFLFPPSEPIALPIVGTEKRYPVHRVYCVGRNYAAHAVEMGYDPAKSPPFFFQKNPDNLDLSGIFPYPAETTDVHHEIELVTALGSGGSNIRLEDALDHVLGYAVGLDMTRRDLQDEAKRLGRPWEAAKAFERSAPIGPLCLASETGHLAKGSIWLEVNGVRRQDADLEQMIWKVPEMIAYISRFFELRAGDLIFSGTPSGVGAVSRGDRLVGGVAGLGELSVEVI; encoded by the coding sequence ATGAAGGGGCATCGAACCCAGGAGACCAGGGGCAAGCTGGCCATGTCATTTCTGTTTCCTCCCTCAGAACCCATTGCACTGCCGATCGTCGGCACCGAGAAACGCTATCCCGTCCATAGGGTCTATTGTGTGGGACGGAACTATGCCGCCCATGCGGTCGAAATGGGGTATGATCCAGCCAAATCGCCGCCTTTCTTCTTCCAGAAGAACCCGGATAACCTCGACCTCAGCGGCATCTTTCCCTATCCCGCCGAAACCACTGATGTTCACCACGAGATCGAGCTCGTGACCGCCTTGGGTTCGGGCGGCAGTAATATCCGTCTTGAGGATGCGCTCGACCATGTCCTGGGCTATGCGGTCGGCCTGGACATGACCCGCCGCGACCTGCAGGATGAGGCCAAGCGGCTTGGCCGGCCTTGGGAGGCCGCCAAAGCTTTCGAGCGGTCGGCGCCCATCGGCCCTCTTTGCTTAGCCTCGGAAACGGGCCATCTGGCGAAGGGCTCAATTTGGCTCGAGGTCAACGGCGTGCGGCGACAGGATGCCGACCTTGAGCAGATGATTTGGAAAGTGCCGGAAATGATCGCCTATATTTCGCGCTTCTTCGAGTTGCGAGCGGGTGACCTCATCTTCTCCGGCACACCCTCTGGGGTTGGCGCAGTTTCGCGCGGGGATAGGCTCGTCGGCGGCGTTGCGGGCTTGGGCGAATTGAGTGTCGAGGTGATATGA
- a CDS encoding autotransporter domain-containing protein, which translates to MTSKKLVRGLFSGASLFALAVGAMAANVTSAHAAGTTINTPNAPQVLNPADNDFIEVTTAGSIVDSGFGIAITPGNSVNGDIGNDGLIDVDGDVLPIVGFGGVGIANLGTVEGDIINGPDGEILVGDTIGGGDGFFVGVLSFEDGDEGQAVINDGSIDVFANGTADNGLIVAGGVAVAGFAPDGYIATVDNGGAINVGAFSYDAGGSSSSVGFGAVAGAFGDVAVTDVVNDGEINVTADVSPVNAGDPLNQSGLAVALGEVGLAVGDTEAASDFTNTGILNVGATVESSESSIAVAGGFANAAFATDASSFVDNSGTVDVFASAIADGGATSSTALAAGIGGLQVAAGDASGSGLADFSNSGDLLVTSNAYAGGADNNFAIGVGGGLIQSASGDVAGDAIIDNSGNFDVAVAAIAGEVDANGIPQDQSAFAVGLGFGSLQNATSANDATATLTNSGLDDGTFGGYAVSVVSDAQATDQATSIGVGAGAIQLVESDKSGVATVDNSGDYSVDVLANAYTEGTVGSTATALGLSLGGVQSVSGDTVGSAVLNNSGTYNSQGTATAESADDDGSAAGIGIGVGQLQFAGSAASGSTANTLLDNSGTYTISGLGSGVANGVDGSALGVGIAAGYAQSAESDDNANADLINDGSIDILGSGYAEANGEGGEAVAVGGAIGGVQNASSADQFATANLDNNGSYLVTGDAEANALGLYGDATAVGFGVGNIQTANGRRGATADFANGADGSYGVDVDALATADDDADAIALGVGFGQSATSAAVPSNALATGLNDGTFSVTADATATGGDDVSALGLGIGGVQSASSSTFADTAFTNNGSYTVSGSGTSATDGDFAFATGVGVGLGQFSNGGDAGNSFTNSADGVVDVDGVASAAGVTGASSLAVAAGVAQVGFADESATNTLTNDGDLSVLASADSAITGATGTAFGTAAGLGALQLSLGENADSDASLTNTGSFAVGAQTTVEAPGENADAVAAALSAGAVQVAGGPSGDLATANFNNSGDFLVGGAASATAGETAVAFSAGAGVVQLAGSENFADVNFVNGADGNFEGTFAATATGVDLANATSVGIGGLQVAIAETNAATADLTNDGVIDVLAASAAVADVEANSTAFLIGQGQVAVSDPNQSVAGVTATNTGTVTYAAAATAEAEFADADASSIGFLQVALAEDADAALTNSGDIFVGSAATATGDDAETSASALGALQVAVSPDSATGDADTLFDNSGLYQVEAVAFADGGTTGLANATADGVIQVAVGSTATFTNTGEFTVSSAASAVGDNAQAGAVASGATLLVGNNPNETDPSAVDVLNTGDLVVDAFAEGADGATATASGINVFEVGDTGVEGEITNNGNLLVTAEAISEGAAPENAFAVGIGVSTDAFSGTIYNDGLIAVSAIGATAQATGIYVETLGGDPGTIVNDGGTIIARTLESTDGFETSEAFYLRGNAINVANTASPMTIDLLGGDDAGRIFGNILISDNDTVNVAEGTTYLNGVVAGPGDLNLLTGGNLVLVNDNISGPSGAVVDSFTQEDGSTLGLNITPDQAPFIVANNVSLDGDAVIMPEAGLYADTTVYEDVVASGSAINGEWDSVTSISPLLSPEAVFDGPNNIDLVVERVGFGDVAGLTKNQSNVGDGIESVYDVLYNGGGNANFANLVGNLFTLNGAQYANALNQLSGAEYAQQIQSALWSFRLLNNVVGERLRTVGPNDNCAITDYPTASADVGGSTVAPVADLYVPAPAPQVVCAPSQAQIWARATGQWSSDDGDANGPKYDQDTYAVYGGIDWGFSPLWKVGLTAGYISADMDFKRGNNKIDYDGLQVAGYGAYDNGVNYAHAILGYGHYSNDSRRSIGIGASTVNPFDQKPFGVQPDGVTDRLKGEWDSDVLSVYGETGYRYWVTPTASLTPFLALNYVKVWNDSFTESSRTDSGAALHVKSNDGESFNTQLGARLATQLPMGAAVISPELRLAWQHEWLDRYQTASANFAAMPGSNFSVVGTREGRDFAVVGAGATVGFTDALDFTVDYDGRFNGKHDDHSVVGRITYKF; encoded by the coding sequence ATGACGTCTAAGAAGCTTGTACGCGGTCTGTTTTCGGGTGCGTCGCTATTCGCACTGGCCGTCGGGGCAATGGCGGCGAACGTCACGTCGGCTCACGCGGCGGGTACCACCATCAACACGCCCAACGCTCCCCAGGTTCTCAACCCGGCGGACAATGATTTCATTGAGGTGACGACGGCCGGCTCCATCGTCGACAGCGGCTTCGGAATCGCGATCACGCCCGGCAACTCGGTGAACGGGGATATCGGGAACGACGGCTTGATCGATGTCGATGGCGACGTGCTGCCGATCGTTGGCTTTGGCGGCGTGGGTATCGCCAATCTCGGTACGGTCGAGGGTGACATCATCAATGGTCCCGACGGCGAGATCCTCGTTGGCGACACCATCGGCGGGGGCGATGGCTTCTTCGTCGGCGTGCTGTCCTTCGAGGATGGCGACGAGGGTCAGGCGGTCATCAATGATGGCTCCATCGACGTTTTCGCGAACGGCACGGCCGATAACGGCCTGATCGTTGCGGGCGGTGTTGCCGTGGCGGGCTTTGCCCCCGACGGCTATATCGCAACGGTCGATAATGGCGGCGCGATCAATGTTGGCGCTTTCTCTTATGACGCAGGTGGCTCCTCGAGTTCCGTTGGCTTCGGCGCGGTGGCCGGTGCCTTCGGCGATGTTGCTGTCACCGATGTCGTGAACGATGGCGAAATCAACGTTACGGCGGATGTCTCTCCGGTGAATGCTGGTGATCCGCTGAACCAGAGCGGCCTTGCTGTGGCCCTGGGTGAGGTTGGCCTCGCTGTGGGCGATACGGAGGCGGCCTCCGATTTCACCAACACCGGCATCCTGAATGTCGGGGCAACCGTTGAAAGCAGCGAATCATCGATCGCCGTCGCTGGCGGTTTTGCCAACGCGGCCTTCGCAACGGATGCGAGCTCTTTCGTTGACAACAGCGGCACGGTCGATGTCTTCGCCAGCGCCATCGCGGATGGCGGCGCAACATCCTCGACCGCTCTTGCCGCTGGAATCGGCGGGCTGCAGGTCGCAGCGGGCGATGCTTCCGGATCGGGCCTCGCCGATTTCTCCAATTCGGGCGATCTGCTCGTAACCTCGAATGCCTACGCGGGCGGCGCTGACAACAATTTCGCTATCGGTGTCGGCGGCGGCCTCATTCAGTCGGCCTCTGGCGATGTCGCGGGTGATGCGATCATCGACAACAGCGGCAACTTCGACGTGGCGGTTGCCGCGATCGCCGGCGAAGTGGATGCGAACGGTATTCCGCAGGATCAGAGCGCCTTCGCCGTTGGCTTGGGCTTCGGCTCTCTCCAAAACGCCACCAGCGCCAATGACGCGACGGCTACGCTGACCAATAGTGGCCTCGATGACGGCACCTTCGGCGGCTATGCCGTTTCCGTCGTGAGCGACGCGCAAGCGACCGACCAGGCAACATCTATCGGTGTTGGTGCGGGCGCTATTCAGTTGGTTGAAAGCGACAAAAGCGGTGTCGCCACCGTTGATAACAGCGGCGACTACAGCGTCGACGTCCTCGCCAATGCCTACACGGAAGGAACGGTGGGCTCTACGGCGACTGCGCTCGGGCTGAGCCTTGGCGGTGTGCAGAGCGTCTCCGGCGATACTGTTGGAAGTGCGGTTCTGAATAACAGTGGGACGTACAACTCCCAAGGAACCGCCACAGCGGAATCGGCCGATGATGATGGCTCTGCGGCCGGCATCGGCATCGGTGTTGGCCAGCTGCAGTTCGCGGGCAGCGCAGCGAGCGGTAGCACCGCGAACACACTCCTCGATAACAGCGGTACCTATACTATCAGCGGGCTTGGCTCAGGCGTTGCCAATGGCGTTGACGGCTCGGCCCTCGGTGTTGGAATAGCTGCCGGCTATGCTCAGAGCGCGGAGTCGGACGACAATGCCAATGCTGATCTGATCAATGATGGCTCCATTGATATCCTGGGCAGCGGCTATGCCGAAGCCAACGGCGAAGGCGGCGAAGCGGTCGCAGTGGGCGGCGCGATCGGTGGTGTGCAGAATGCTTCCAGCGCCGATCAGTTTGCCACAGCCAACCTGGACAACAATGGCAGCTATCTCGTCACCGGCGACGCGGAAGCCAACGCGCTTGGCCTCTACGGTGACGCCACTGCAGTCGGTTTCGGCGTTGGCAATATTCAGACGGCCAATGGTCGCCGTGGCGCCACCGCTGACTTCGCCAATGGCGCTGATGGCAGCTACGGCGTAGATGTCGACGCGCTGGCAACCGCGGATGACGATGCGGATGCAATCGCCTTGGGCGTGGGCTTCGGCCAGTCCGCTACCAGCGCCGCCGTCCCTTCCAATGCATTGGCAACGGGTCTCAACGACGGTACCTTTAGCGTGACGGCCGATGCGACGGCCACTGGCGGCGATGATGTATCGGCGCTCGGCCTTGGCATTGGCGGTGTGCAGTCAGCATCGTCGTCTACCTTTGCCGATACGGCTTTCACAAACAATGGCAGCTATACCGTCAGCGGGTCAGGTACCTCCGCAACCGACGGTGACTTTGCTTTCGCCACTGGCGTTGGCGTTGGATTAGGGCAGTTCTCCAATGGCGGGGACGCCGGGAACAGCTTTACCAATAGTGCCGATGGCGTGGTCGACGTCGATGGCGTCGCCTCGGCCGCGGGTGTGACTGGCGCGAGTAGCCTTGCTGTCGCAGCAGGTGTTGCGCAGGTTGGCTTTGCCGATGAGTCCGCCACCAACACGCTCACCAATGATGGCGACCTGAGCGTGCTCGCGTCCGCTGATAGCGCCATCACTGGTGCGACCGGCACTGCCTTCGGTACGGCGGCCGGCCTCGGCGCTCTCCAGCTGTCGCTGGGTGAAAACGCAGATTCGGATGCTTCCCTGACAAACACGGGAAGCTTCGCGGTGGGCGCTCAGACCACAGTCGAGGCACCTGGTGAAAATGCAGATGCTGTGGCCGCTGCGTTGTCGGCGGGCGCCGTTCAGGTTGCCGGTGGTCCATCTGGTGACCTGGCGACTGCGAACTTCAACAACTCGGGCGACTTCCTCGTTGGCGGTGCTGCTTCGGCAACGGCAGGTGAGACGGCGGTGGCCTTCTCCGCTGGTGCGGGCGTAGTGCAGCTTGCTGGCAGCGAGAACTTCGCGGACGTGAACTTCGTCAACGGTGCCGACGGGAATTTCGAGGGCACCTTTGCTGCAACCGCCACCGGCGTGGACCTCGCCAACGCAACGAGCGTCGGCATCGGCGGGCTCCAGGTTGCTATCGCCGAAACAAATGCTGCCACGGCGGACCTCACCAATGATGGCGTGATTGACGTACTGGCTGCATCCGCGGCAGTTGCGGATGTCGAGGCGAACTCCACGGCATTCCTTATCGGACAGGGGCAGGTTGCGGTTAGCGACCCGAACCAGTCCGTGGCGGGTGTTACCGCGACGAATACAGGCACCGTGACCTACGCAGCGGCAGCGACTGCCGAGGCTGAGTTCGCTGATGCAGATGCTAGCTCAATCGGCTTCCTGCAAGTCGCGCTGGCCGAAGATGCGGATGCGGCGCTGACCAATTCCGGTGATATCTTCGTAGGCAGCGCTGCCACAGCAACGGGAGATGACGCGGAGACTTCTGCCTCGGCGCTGGGTGCACTGCAAGTAGCAGTCTCACCGGATAGCGCTACGGGTGATGCGGACACACTGTTCGACAACTCGGGTCTCTACCAGGTAGAGGCGGTGGCCTTTGCTGACGGTGGCACCACTGGTCTCGCCAACGCAACGGCAGACGGTGTGATCCAGGTGGCAGTGGGCTCGACCGCAACGTTCACCAACACCGGCGAGTTCACGGTCAGCTCTGCGGCGTCCGCGGTCGGTGATAACGCTCAGGCTGGGGCCGTCGCCTCCGGTGCCACCTTGCTGGTCGGAAACAATCCGAACGAGACTGATCCTTCGGCCGTCGATGTGCTGAACACCGGAGACCTCGTGGTCGACGCCTTCGCCGAAGGTGCCGACGGTGCGACGGCAACGGCCTCAGGCATCAATGTGTTCGAGGTGGGCGACACGGGTGTCGAGGGCGAGATTACCAACAACGGTAACCTGTTGGTCACTGCTGAGGCCATCTCCGAAGGGGCTGCGCCTGAGAATGCCTTTGCGGTTGGCATTGGCGTCAGCACTGACGCCTTCAGCGGCACCATTTATAACGATGGCCTGATTGCCGTGTCGGCGATCGGTGCGACCGCTCAAGCGACCGGCATCTATGTCGAAACCCTCGGCGGCGATCCCGGGACCATCGTAAACGACGGTGGCACCATCATCGCCCGCACGCTCGAGAGCACCGACGGCTTTGAGACCAGCGAGGCCTTCTACCTCCGCGGCAATGCGATCAACGTGGCGAATACCGCTTCGCCCATGACGATCGACCTGCTCGGCGGTGATGATGCCGGCAGGATCTTCGGCAACATCCTCATCTCCGACAATGACACGGTGAATGTTGCGGAAGGCACCACCTATCTCAACGGCGTGGTCGCCGGTCCTGGTGACCTCAACCTCCTGACCGGCGGCAACTTGGTGCTTGTTAATGACAACATCAGCGGCCCATCCGGTGCAGTGGTTGACAGCTTCACCCAGGAGGATGGCAGCACGCTCGGGCTGAACATCACGCCGGATCAGGCACCCTTCATCGTGGCGAACAATGTCAGCCTCGATGGCGATGCGGTGATCATGCCGGAAGCGGGCCTCTATGCGGACACGACCGTGTATGAGGACGTGGTTGCCAGCGGCAGTGCCATCAACGGTGAGTGGGACTCGGTGACCTCGATCTCGCCGCTGCTCTCGCCAGAAGCGGTGTTCGATGGACCCAACAACATCGATCTCGTGGTTGAGCGTGTCGGCTTCGGCGACGTGGCCGGTCTGACGAAGAACCAGTCGAATGTCGGTGACGGCATCGAGAGCGTGTATGATGTCCTCTATAATGGTGGCGGGAACGCGAATTTCGCCAACCTCGTGGGGAATCTCTTCACCCTCAACGGTGCTCAGTATGCCAATGCCCTCAATCAGCTGAGCGGTGCGGAGTACGCCCAGCAGATCCAGTCGGCTCTCTGGTCCTTCCGACTCCTGAACAACGTGGTGGGTGAGCGGCTCCGCACGGTTGGTCCGAACGACAACTGCGCGATCACCGACTATCCCACCGCCTCGGCGGATGTGGGTGGCAGCACGGTCGCTCCGGTGGCGGATCTCTACGTGCCCGCTCCGGCGCCGCAAGTGGTCTGCGCTCCTTCTCAGGCTCAGATCTGGGCAAGGGCAACCGGGCAGTGGTCCTCGGATGACGGCGATGCCAACGGTCCGAAATACGATCAGGACACCTATGCGGTGTATGGCGGTATCGACTGGGGCTTCTCGCCGCTCTGGAAGGTGGGTCTGACGGCGGGCTACATCTCGGCCGATATGGACTTCAAGCGCGGCAACAACAAGATCGATTACGACGGGCTGCAGGTTGCCGGCTACGGCGCCTATGACAACGGGGTGAACTACGCCCATGCGATCCTGGGCTATGGCCACTACTCCAACGACTCCCGCCGTAGCATCGGAATTGGCGCCTCGACGGTGAACCCCTTCGACCAGAAGCCATTCGGGGTTCAGCCTGACGGTGTGACCGATCGGCTCAAGGGCGAGTGGGACAGCGACGTGCTGTCGGTCTATGGCGAGACCGGTTATCGCTACTGGGTAACGCCCACGGCGAGCCTGACGCCGTTCCTCGCCCTCAACTACGTGAAGGTGTGGAACGACAGCTTCACGGAGAGCTCGCGGACCGACTCGGGGGCTGCTCTCCATGTCAAGAGCAACGACGGCGAGTCCTTCAACACCCAGCTCGGTGCCCGATTGGCAACCCAGCTGCCGATGGGTGCGGCGGTCATCTCTCCGGAACTGCGTCTGGCCTGGCAGCATGAGTGGCTCGACCGGTATCAGACGGCGAGTGCGAACTTCGCGGCTATGCCTGGTTCGAATTTCTCGGTCGTCGGAACCAGAGAGGGTCGTGATTTCGCAGTGGTCGGTGCCGGCGCGACGGTTGGCTTCACCGATGCCCTGGACTTCACGGTCGACTACGATGGCCGGTTCAACGGCAAGCATGACGATCACTCCGTGGTTGGCCGGATTACCTACAAGTTCTGA
- the nusG gene encoding transcription termination/antitermination protein NusG, whose protein sequence is MSSGNVYRPYLRRESKVRLRGDPDGLSYPPVFEQLARSVGEPRWFAVETLVRKEHVAYRNLLQQNFIVYLPKRLQTTRHARRLNTEQVPLFPGYLFVQLDLARDGWRGVATTPAVRQILSSGGKPVPVRHGVVETLIESSDDNGLLYFIAESRTSGAVRLISGPFASELGILERLDRADRVSFLLSMMNRQVRVSMGVAETVPIS, encoded by the coding sequence ATGTCTAGCGGCAATGTTTACCGACCATATCTGCGCCGAGAATCGAAGGTCCGTCTGCGCGGTGATCCCGATGGTCTTTCGTATCCTCCTGTTTTCGAGCAGCTGGCAAGGAGTGTGGGCGAGCCTCGCTGGTTTGCGGTTGAGACATTGGTGAGAAAGGAGCATGTCGCCTACCGGAACCTCCTTCAGCAGAATTTCATAGTATACCTGCCGAAGCGGCTGCAAACGACCCGCCATGCGCGCCGCCTGAACACGGAGCAGGTCCCGTTGTTTCCGGGCTACCTGTTCGTTCAGCTTGATCTTGCCCGTGATGGCTGGCGCGGGGTCGCCACCACGCCGGCTGTCCGGCAGATCTTGTCCAGCGGTGGTAAACCCGTGCCGGTAAGGCATGGCGTTGTCGAGACGCTGATCGAGTCGAGCGATGACAACGGTCTCCTCTATTTCATTGCGGAATCGAGAACCAGTGGCGCGGTAAGACTGATCTCCGGGCCCTTCGCCAGCGAGCTCGGCATCTTGGAACGGCTCGATCGTGCCGATCGCGTGAGCTTTCTGCTCAGCATGATGAACCGGCAGGTCCGGGTGAGCATGGGGGTGGCCGAGACAGTCCCGATCTCCTGA
- a CDS encoding acyl--CoA ligase yields MMTNSQGMSISELLALGAADAPAIGAPEREMLTYAGLRAQVEATGKDLAGLGIAAGDRVAIVLPNGPEMATCFLAVAAHACAAPLNPAYREEEFEFYISDLRARLLIIGQGMESPARLVAERHGCRVVELAPTLDAPAGSFTLRAAGRASASACPALAQDEALVLHTSGTTSRPKIVPLTGANLTASAGHIAQTLALTPEDRCLNIMPLFHIHGLIAAVLSSLRSGASVHCTPGFDALKIFRWFDAVQPTWYTAVPTMHQAILGRASRNQEVIDRLKLRFIRSSSSSLPPQVMAELEQTFHCPVIEAYGMTEASHQMASNPLPPRPRYPGRVGVAAGPEIAIMDAAGRLLAAGEEGEIVIRGPNVTAGYENNPKANAEAFVEAPGGRWFRTGDQGVLDAEGYLRITGRIKEIINRGGEKIAPREVDEVLMDHPAVAQAVTFAIPHPKLGEEVGAVIVLREGMAASDQDLRQFASQRLADFKVPRRVLFLEEIPKGATGKLQRIGLAQKLGLA; encoded by the coding sequence ATGATGACGAACTCTCAAGGCATGTCGATTTCCGAGCTCTTGGCCCTCGGCGCGGCGGATGCGCCGGCCATAGGTGCGCCGGAGCGGGAAATGCTGACCTATGCCGGCTTGCGCGCTCAAGTGGAGGCGACGGGCAAGGACCTTGCCGGCCTCGGCATTGCAGCAGGCGATCGCGTCGCCATTGTTCTGCCCAATGGGCCGGAGATGGCGACGTGCTTTTTGGCTGTCGCAGCCCATGCCTGCGCTGCCCCGCTCAATCCTGCCTATCGCGAGGAAGAGTTCGAATTCTATATCTCCGATTTGCGCGCCCGGCTGCTGATCATTGGCCAAGGCATGGAGAGCCCGGCGCGTCTCGTGGCCGAACGCCATGGTTGCCGTGTCGTCGAGCTCGCCCCCACGCTGGACGCGCCCGCCGGCAGCTTCACCCTGCGCGCAGCGGGGCGAGCCTCTGCCTCGGCGTGCCCCGCCTTGGCGCAGGACGAGGCTCTGGTCCTCCACACCTCCGGCACCACGTCGCGGCCGAAGATTGTGCCCCTGACCGGAGCCAATCTGACGGCCTCTGCCGGGCATATCGCGCAGACACTCGCGCTCACGCCGGAAGACCGTTGCCTCAACATCATGCCGCTGTTTCATATTCACGGCCTCATCGCGGCGGTCTTGTCTTCTCTCCGCAGCGGCGCGTCGGTCCACTGCACGCCCGGCTTCGATGCCCTGAAGATCTTCAGATGGTTCGACGCGGTTCAGCCCACCTGGTATACCGCCGTTCCCACCATGCATCAGGCCATCCTCGGCCGCGCGTCCCGCAACCAGGAGGTGATCGACCGCCTGAAGCTGCGCTTCATTCGCTCATCCTCGTCCTCTCTTCCGCCACAGGTCATGGCCGAGCTCGAACAGACCTTTCATTGCCCGGTGATCGAGGCCTATGGCATGACCGAGGCCTCTCACCAGATGGCATCGAACCCGCTGCCGCCGCGCCCGCGCTATCCCGGAAGGGTCGGTGTTGCTGCGGGCCCCGAGATCGCGATCATGGATGCCGCGGGTCGGCTCCTCGCCGCCGGTGAGGAGGGTGAGATCGTGATCCGCGGCCCCAATGTGACGGCGGGTTACGAGAACAATCCCAAGGCGAATGCAGAGGCCTTCGTCGAGGCGCCAGGGGGCCGTTGGTTTCGCACCGGCGATCAGGGTGTGCTCGACGCTGAGGGCTATCTGCGCATCACCGGCCGCATCAAGGAGATCATCAACCGCGGCGGCGAGAAGATTGCCCCGCGCGAGGTTGACGAGGTGCTGATGGATCACCCTGCGGTGGCGCAGGCGGTCACCTTCGCTATCCCTCACCCGAAGCTTGGCGAGGAAGTCGGCGCCGTCATTGTGCTGCGCGAAGGCATGGCGGCCTCGGACCAGGACCTGCGCCAGTTCGCATCACAGCGTCTGGCTGATTTCAAAGTGCCGCGCCGTGTCCTGTTCCTCGAGGAGATCCCGAAGGGGGCAACCGGCAAGCTCCAGCGTATCGGCCTGGCCCAGAAGCTGGGATTGGCTTGA
- a CDS encoding DMT family transporter, producing the protein MTCSGTQSGPATVRNGLLLYLAGMVIFSIQDAVSKVLVADYPVSQLLMIRYWIFLVVAVVYAARTQGLGQTFASKRPVLQILRSVLVAAETAVFIFGLRYLGLAETHAIFALSPLLATALAGLLLREPIGWRRMTALAVGFAGALLIIKPGMSAFNMAAIIPLTAALMFAFYNVITRYTGQVDSAQTSLLFMALAGVVMMTPLGLLSWTAPDLRGWALFAGVSLGSLAAHFMLIKALQFAQASQLQPLNYSLLVSATIIGLVAFGERPDLYAVIGAVLIVSSGLFTLFREQYLARQQRLGLNRSSP; encoded by the coding sequence ATGACATGCTCCGGCACGCAATCAGGCCCTGCGACCGTGCGCAATGGCCTGCTCCTGTATCTTGCGGGAATGGTGATCTTTTCCATCCAGGATGCCGTCTCAAAGGTTCTGGTCGCCGATTATCCGGTCAGCCAGCTCCTCATGATCCGATATTGGATATTCTTGGTGGTCGCGGTCGTCTATGCTGCGCGCACCCAGGGGCTTGGCCAGACCTTTGCATCAAAACGACCCGTTCTGCAGATCCTCAGATCGGTGCTGGTTGCAGCGGAGACCGCCGTCTTCATTTTCGGGCTGAGATATCTCGGACTCGCGGAGACCCACGCAATCTTCGCCTTGTCCCCACTCCTGGCGACCGCACTTGCGGGTCTTCTGCTGCGGGAGCCCATCGGCTGGCGACGCATGACGGCGCTCGCGGTGGGCTTTGCCGGGGCACTTCTCATCATCAAGCCGGGCATGAGCGCCTTCAACATGGCTGCGATCATCCCCCTCACAGCCGCGCTGATGTTCGCCTTTTACAATGTCATTACACGCTATACTGGCCAGGTCGACAGTGCACAGACCAGCCTCTTGTTCATGGCACTTGCGGGCGTCGTGATGATGACGCCGCTCGGCCTGTTGAGCTGGACGGCACCGGATCTGCGCGGCTGGGCCCTGTTTGCCGGTGTGTCCCTGGGCAGCCTTGCGGCCCATTTCATGCTGATCAAGGCACTGCAGTTCGCACAAGCCTCGCAGCTTCAGCCGCTCAATTACTCCCTGCTGGTCAGCGCGACGATCATCGGCCTCGTCGCGTTCGGCGAGCGGCCAGATCTCTATGCGGTGATCGGCGCGGTGCTCATCGTCTCGAGCGGCCTCTTCACTCTCTTCCGGGAACAATATCTCGCCCGCCAGCAACGGCTCGGGCTCAACCGCTCCTCCCCGTGA